The Mus pahari chromosome 2, PAHARI_EIJ_v1.1, whole genome shotgun sequence genomic interval TGGAAATAGAGTGATAGGCAGCTCTGAACCACTGTATgcatgctggaaactgaactaaGGTCAGAGCACCGAATGatctgctccttctgctccatctctccacctcctcctgctccatctctccatctccttcataTATATGCTTTAAAACAGTGCCTCAGTATGGAAGCCTAGCCTGGGTTCAAACTCAGAATCCCTCTGGCCTTCAGTTTACTGAGGGTTGTAATTTCAGGCATACTTACATCACCACGCCCATCTTATCTGCATATTTGGCAAGGACAAAATTCTGAATGTTTGCCTCTGAAGAATCGTTACATGAAGAAGCAAAACTCAGACTAACTGCCTTTGTCCTGATGGTAAAAATCAATCGGATTTTAAATTCTGGTAAATGTATGCAAACAGAATCTGTCACTGATGTGAAGCAGTAGCGAAAATAAATTTGGGTGAATCCCTAAAATTTCCTTTCAAGGAGATCCCAGGGAGCTGAGGACATAGCTCATTGGTATAGCACttagccctgggttctgtccccagcaccagcATGAAACTGTTTTCCTGGAGGAGGAACAGAGGTCATGTTATCACAGGGAGGGCACCCTAAGTAAGGTTGTGTGTTGTGGTGGCTAAGGCCAGAAAGGACTGAGGTAGCCACTGAGCAGGAGAGGAGTTTGGTCTGTGCTCCATGCCTAAGCCCCATACAGCCGTGAAGAATCTAACCCAATGCTGAGGATACGCCACACATAATGTGGCGCATCATGTGGTGCTCATGATAATAAACAACATGGAGGCCCCTGGCTCTGCTCTACCTGCCAGACACTCACTGGAGGTAGCTGAGCCTCTCAGGCACCCAGTTGGCAGATGGCAGTTGCACTCGCTCCCGATCATCCTGCATCTGCAGCCGGATGGGTCGTCTGAGTCCCCAGGCAATGTTGAGGAGTCCTTCGATGATCAGAGTCCCCTCTTCCTGTGGGACCAACACAGGTCAGTCTCTTTAAGAACAGCAGCTTCCCTAAAGatgtctgtccttcctctctGTGACCTGCTCGGGAACACGATGCTCAGTCCCCCCAACCCTCCCAGGGAAGAGCCAGCCGCGGGTGCATGCTTCAGTGCACGAGGGCAGGGACCCACAAGGTGTTCCTTCCGCTGCTAAGTCCAGGCCCGGCCAAGGGCAGAACAGAGGCCAGCACGGAGCTGCTGAGTCAGGTGTCCCCCAGGACACTGCAAGTGTCTGGCAGGCACGTCCACACTGCCGGGAGGAAGCACAGATGGGGGAAGCAGGCCTGGACACTTGTACTGGGCTAGGCTCCTTGACGCAAAGGGCACTGAGACAGAGAATCCCACAGCTACCAGGCTCTACTGGACATCCGACCGTCTGTGTGCCCTGCCTTGTTTTTCTCTCCGCACATCCAGGCAGTGGCAGTGCCAACTGCCTTTTTTCCCCTGATGGTGGGTGCTGGTTTGCTTAACACTTCTGAGACATTCCCATGGTTTATCACGAGTATTTCATGCTGTCTTCATACTGAGCTCTCAACCTGTTCTGAATTTCTTAGGTCTCCAAATGAAACGACTGCTACCCAACCCTAATTCACAGTATTCCATCCCACAGGCACCCTCCTGACTATGGCTCAAACCCCTTCGGTCCTTGGTTCTTTGTCTCTGATGtatttcctgcctctgtctccatggGGCTCTCTAGGCTCCATGTACCTGTCTGATTACTCCATGAGCAACTGTACTGTCAGAGACCTACCTGAAACCTCTGACACCTCTGTGAGACTCCAGCCTCACTCTCTCATGGCTCTCaccctgtattttatttatttacatatatgttttgGGCTACGAACATTTAATATGAGTCCCACATGCACCCCTATTCTCCTCgtacctctcttctcttctcttctctttgggtATTTATTCAGTGATGTTCTGCATCCAGTTACCGCTTAAACCGTAACTAATCTCTTGTCATATGTATTTGCCACACGGTCCCCATCTTGGATGGTGGCATGGACAGGCCTGCTAACCACAATTCATGATGGCTAACATGCACGCTGAAGATGTTTGGGAACACAATGGATGATGGTGATGACGTCGGTCCTAATTAAGAGTCCAGTCAAGCTTCCTAATTCATAGAACAGAAAGCTAAGCAAAGCCTGAGATTAGTTCTCTGCTACGGAGTGATGCTAAGGCACGGTGGTGAAGGGCATGCTAAGCGAGGTATGGAGACTCACATACTTAATGATTACTTAAACGTACAGCGCAGGGGATTTCGGTGGGCACGGTGCTGCCCCGTGGATCTCTAAGATTCATTCATCCGGAAGAACTGGGgtccctgcttctctttcttccctaccACTTTTGATAGCCATcattcttctttctgcctctatgAATGTGAGTTACTTTGGATTCCACACTGCACTTAAGTGAAATCATGCAGCACCCCCTGCCCCACGAAGTCTACTCTCTCTTCATTGTCCTGGAAAGCCCCCCCGTGATAACAGGGATGCCATGAGAACTTCTTCACGTGAGGATGGCCTCAGTTCCACTCAGAGCGTGGATCTCATGGTCAGCTAACAGTCATGTCTAGTTACAAACACCTCACTGGCCACAGAGATTAGCGTCTAAGGCTATCAAAACCACACACAGCTCCCTGAGATGGCCTCACAGTGTTTGCCTAAACAGTCAGGCAAAAGGCTGGAGTCCTATGGAATCATTCAGGCGTAAGTTGGGAATTGTCACCTGACTTAAGCTTTGTTCAGTACCTCCTGTGTCCCCATGCCTTTACCCATGACACTAACGCTACACTTGGAATGCACAGACACAAGACCGGCAGTGCTCCATGCTGCAGGAGGCTTAGTGTCTGTCCATCCCTCATGTATCAGACCTGAAAGTACTGTTCCCTCTGtaactcctcttcctcctgcttctgagggtgggagagcagaggctccaaggcctgagaAACTCACTGCTGGTTCCTTCCCAGGGTTGCCCACCTTGTCTTCAGCTGCCGCTGTGTTGGTATCACCCTTGGAATCCCCTGGTTTCTCACAGCTGCTGTCATTAGCCCGAGCATGGCAGCTGGTAGAAGCCACACTACAGATCCTTATTCAAACCTACAATGCCCCGCCCTTGCTTTGGTATCTTCTGGCCCACTTGACCTGGACCACGCACTCTGCCGCTGCTCAACAGCCCTTCTGTGCTCTTCTTTGCAGCCATCGTGAGTGCTGAGTCACTGCGCCTGCCCACTGATGACTCCATCATCCTTCTCACTGGGAAACAGGCTTCACACGTGGTGATCTGTCCACAGTATTTGCTATGCCATTAGCAGTCACTGGCACATGTCTGGCCAACACTGGTCAAGCAATTTTCTCCTTGAAAGCATCCCATCTGAGATGTTATGAGAGAGCCAGACAGACAGCTGGACTGCTGTGGCGCCTGTGTAATGGGGTGTCCCTCACCCTGCAAGCCTCATGTGTTATCATGGTCATACATGTAGGCCCGGGACTCAGCAAAACAGCACAAGGCTGGTGTGCCATGGGATCACAGGTCCTGGGGTAATCCATAGTAGAAAATACTGTGCTATACCAGACAGGGGTGGAAGCCAGTGGGGGTCCTATGGCGgtcccaggttctcccagcacccCCTAGGCTGGCTTTGGTCTTCACCCACAGTGAAGCTGTCTAAGTCAGGCGAGGTGGCTGCCCCACACCCTACAGTGTAAATATTTCCCAACCTCCTGCAGGCAAATACACAGATTCCAGGCTGGCAGCTGGGCCAAGCCCCACCCTCTGTGCCTTCCTTTGAGAACCTTCCAAAGCGTTGCTATTTTGAGCTTTTCCTGACAGTGATCGATGACCGGAGGAAAGAGGAACCGTTTAAAAGCAGCAGCGGGTGTTGGGTTTGCCAGACTGCACAGGGGAAGAAACCACAGCCCATCGTCGTCCTGACTGTCCTCTACCCAGGGACCAAGAGCTGGAGACCCGGCTGTGACTGCCCACCTCTGGGGCGTCCTTTGGAGGAGACAATCCTTACCCATCTAGACTCCTGCCGCCCTGACTGCTGACTTGCTGGTAAGAAGAGCAGCCACCCTTTGGTTTGACCCTTTTAAAACACGGGGCTAGTTCATCTCTGAGAGCATCTCTCATCCTGAGCTTTCACAGCCTGGCTACTGGATGGAGAGCAGTAGCACCATTGACACTGGCCACTATGTTAATAAGCTGCTTATCCAAGGCCTTTGTGTTTACAGGAGAGCTGTGAGGTCAAAGCTATGTCTCCGGGAATTTCCCATAATATCCCTGCCAGTGAGTTGTATATAACCCTGTTTTTCAGACGAGTAATTAGAGGTTTAGAGAGGTGACATTGCCGGTCTCCAGGTCATTAAGTGGCAGAGAACCTGGGTGTTCTCTGACCCCATAttaattccccctcccccccggtTTTCTCCACTTAATGACCTGGAGACCGGCAATGtcacctcattttaaaatttttaattaatttattttactttatatgcatGGATATTTTGCCTACACTAATGTATGCGTACTACACACATAccagtcagatcccctggaactttaTTTATAGATGGTTTGAGCCATTATGTgtgtgctaagaactgaactcaggttctctgcaagagtcaGTACTCTTACCGCTGAGCCCCAATTATCTGGGTATTCTTAAACTACACGAACGATGAAGTCTTAGTTAGCTGCGTACTTTGGTGTGAGCTGGAAGgatgagtgggggtgggggcagggggtgagCCTTGGTCTCAGGTCTGCAGGTTTCTTACTGCTTTCTGGGTACCCGAGCCCTGTAGGAGGGTATCAGGGTGGCATGGCGGGCTCACCACTGGTTTTCTCCTGGCTAACAGTATGCTTTTGCTTTATTAGCAGCTATGAGGTCCCGGCTTCTGCTGCCTGTGCCCCATTTGCCAACAATTCGGGAAACTTCAGAAGAGCTGTCACATGGGGCACCTGGGCAGGAACCCCCAGCCTCTCCCAGCCTGGATGACTATGTCAGGTGTATCTGTCAGCTGGCACAGCCCACCTCAGTGCTGGACAATGTCACCACCCAGAGTCGTCCCAACAGACCCTGCCGGCCAGCCTGGACTCGAGAGAAGAGGCGCCAGGCCAAGTCTCCAGGGGACAGCTCTCCTTGCTTCAGCAGCCTACAGCCCACACTGCCCTTTCCCGGCACTGAAAACCCTCTGGACTGGCTCTTTGGGAAGTCACAGGGAGAGCAGACAGATGGGAGAGTTCGACCCAACAGGACCGGTTCTTCAGATCCCTGGGGTGTG includes:
- the Depp1 gene encoding protein DEPP1, which produces MRSRLLLPVPHLPTIRETSEELSHGAPGQEPPASPSLDDYVRCICQLAQPTSVLDNVTTQSRPNRPCRPAWTREKRRQAKSPGDSSPCFSSLQPTLPFPGTENPLDWLFGKSQGEQTDGRVRPNRTGSSDPWGVPRQKGKDTGRLCEARVPEHSLGRKPGPRHQTSDLKSWTSRKPCRALASVSSSRPSSILGTLYLHLPVIQEL